Part of the Tidjanibacter massiliensis genome is shown below.
TGCCGGCGAAAGGGAAAAAAGCCTATCTTTGTCGAAAGACAATCACTAAAAAACACAGGACTATGAAAAAGATTGCTTTAGCCGTTGCGGCGCTCTTGATTTCGGTTTCGGCCATGGCCGGGAACAACTACAAACTTCCGTTCGTATCGTTCGGTATCAAAGCCGGCTACACGACCAACCAGCAGAAAATCGACTACAAGGCACTGCGCAACGCCGAAACGATAAAGAAAAATGCGAGCGGTTTCAACGCCGGCATCGTGGCCCGCGTGGACTTTCCCCTGCTGCCCATCTACGTTCAGGGCGAACTGCTCTACGACTGGGGAAAATACAAGGACGTATCGCTGACAGGCCTCAACCCGACGAGCGTCACGACCAACAACTTCAGCGTACCGGTACTTGTAGGCGTAGGCATCGGCTCTTCCAATTTCGTCAAGGTACGCGCCAATGTAGGCCCGGTCTTCAACCTCGTCTCCACGGCCAAGTTCTCGAATGTGGAAAACGTGGCCGACCTCGAAAACATGTTCCGGAAACAGACCGTAACCTGGACCGCAGGCATCGGTGTGGACCTGTTCAACATCATGGTGGACATCCGTTACAACGGCGTCTTCTCGAAGAAGGACATCGCCAACATCGGCGACCTCGCCTCCATCAATACCCGTCCTACGAGCTGGACGTTCACCATCGGCTACCTGTTCTAAAACAGTCGGACAGGAATGCCTGAAAAGACCATAACGCTCGAAGGGGTGGAACCCCTTGCCTTC
Proteins encoded:
- a CDS encoding outer membrane beta-barrel protein → MKKIALAVAALLISVSAMAGNNYKLPFVSFGIKAGYTTNQQKIDYKALRNAETIKKNASGFNAGIVARVDFPLLPIYVQGELLYDWGKYKDVSLTGLNPTSVTTNNFSVPVLVGVGIGSSNFVKVRANVGPVFNLVSTAKFSNVENVADLENMFRKQTVTWTAGIGVDLFNIMVDIRYNGVFSKKDIANIGDLASINTRPTSWTFTIGYLF